The Acidimicrobiia bacterium genome segment CGAGGGCGGCGGTGAGCAGCCGGTCGCCGGCGGCGACGCCGGGCAGGAGGTCGGCCTGGAGGGCCTCGCTCCCGAAGCGGGCGACGGGGAGCGCGCCGAGCACGACCGTCGACAGGTACGGGACCGGAGCCACGGTCCGACCGATCTGCTCCAGCACGATCGCCGCTTCGAGGAAGCCGTAGCCCCCGCCGCCGTGCGCCTCGGGCAGGGCGATCCCGAGGAGGCCGGCGTCGGCGAGCTTGGCCCAGAGCTCGCGGTCGACGTTGTCCTCGCCCGCCTCGATCTCCTTCAGACGCTCGGGGGTCACCTCGGCGTCGAGGATCTGGCGGGCGAGGCCCTGGAGGTCTTGCTGCTCCTCGTTGAACCCGAAGTCCATGCCGGCTCCTGCTAGCGGGGGGCGAGCGGCATGCCGAGGCCGAACACCGCGATGAGGTCGCGCTGGATCTCGTTCGTCCCGCCGCCGAAGGTCAAGATGATGAGCCCGCGGTACGAGTGCTCGAGCCGAGCCTGGAGCACCGCGCCCGGCGCGTCGTCCTTCAGGTAGGACCGCGGGCCGAGGATCTCCATGAGCAGCCGGAAGGCCTCGATGTAGAACTCGGTCCCGAAGACCTTCGTCGCCGACGCGTCGGCGGGCTGCACGTCCCCCTTCGTGGACGCCCAGGCGATCTTCCAGTTGATGAGGCGCAGGAACTCGAGCCGGGCGTGGACCCGGGCCAGGCTCAGCTGCACCCACTCCTGATCGACGACGCGCCGCCCGTCGGGCAGGCGGGTCTCCTGCGCCCACCGCCGGACGTCGGCCAGAGCGCGCTCCACCATCCCCGACGAGCAGAGGGTCACCCGCTCGTGGTTCAGCTGGTTCGTGATCATCCTCCAGCCCTCGTTCTCCTCACCCACTCGGGCCGTGGCGGGCACGCGCACGTCCTCGTAGAAGACCTGGGCGATGTCCGACTCGCCCATCACGTGGATCGGCACGACCTTGATGCCGGGGGTGTCCATCGGGACGACGAAGAGCGAGATGCCCTTGTGCTTCTTGACGTTCGGGTTGGTGCGGACCGCGAGCCAGACGAAGTCGGCGCCGCTCGCCAGGCTGGTCCACATCTTCTGGCCGTTGATGACGTACTCGTCGCCGTCGCGCTCGGCCTTCGTGCTGAGGGCGGCGAGGTCGGTGCCGGCGCCGGGCTCCGAGTAGCCGATGCAGAAGTGGATCTCGCCCTTGAGGATCTTCGGCAGGAAGAATGCCTTCTGCTCGTCCGACCCGAACCGCCGGATGGTCGGACCCACGGTGTTGATCGTGAGCATCGGGACCGGCGCGCCGGCGCGCATCGCCTCGTCGAACCAGATGAACTGCTCCACCGGCGTGAAGCCCCGCCCGCCCCACTCCTTCGGCCAGCCCACCCCGAGCCAGCCGTCCTCGCCCATCTGGCGCACGACCCGCCGGTTGGCGTCGCCCACCCCGCCGGAGCCGGTCAGCTCGGCGCGGACCTCGGGGGTCAGGAGCCGGTCGTAGTAGGCGCGCACCTCCTGGCG includes the following:
- a CDS encoding acyl-CoA dehydrogenase family protein; translation: MYIGLTEDQERLRQEVRAYYDRLLTPEVRAELTGSGGVGDANRRVVRQMGEDGWLGVGWPKEWGGRGFTPVEQFIWFDEAMRAGAPVPMLTINTVGPTIRRFGSDEQKAFFLPKILKGEIHFCIGYSEPGAGTDLAALSTKAERDGDEYVINGQKMWTSLASGADFVWLAVRTNPNVKKHKGISLFVVPMDTPGIKVVPIHVMGESDIAQVFYEDVRVPATARVGEENEGWRMITNQLNHERVTLCSSGMVERALADVRRWAQETRLPDGRRVVDQEWVQLSLARVHARLEFLRLINWKIAWASTKGDVQPADASATKVFGTEFYIEAFRLLMEILGPRSYLKDDAPGAVLQARLEHSYRGLIILTFGGGTNEIQRDLIAVFGLGMPLAPR